From Octopus sinensis linkage group LG14, ASM634580v1, whole genome shotgun sequence:
AGACTATTAAACAGACTGAATCCTTCACTTTTTAAAATGGTGGAATGCGGCTTgaggggaatttggctgctatttctagcaagttgaaagACTACATACAAACTCCCTCTTGTGTGCTCTAGTCCAGGTTAAATCATGTGAGTCGTAACACATCAACAAGCAGGTATTTTATTTATAGATACTTAAACATCTAAAATAGGTCTGATGGTTAAATTGTTAGGGCATAACTAATCATGTGACCAAATAGACTAttaaatgttgttacacatcactggtcaaaATGTGCCTTGCATGGCTTTTAACCTTTGAATAATGCTACTccactggctaggtgagcaggccaacattccctgcTGATCTAAAGGAGGACtatagcaatgtgaaatgaagtgttttgctcaagaacacaatgcaccacccagtctgggaatcaaacccatgatatagcaatcgtgagtacaacagcctaaccactttCACATATGAggacataccgtaaatcctcgagcatagtccgcccttgagtataatacacaggggatttttaaggggcggtacctctgaaaaacctaaaccttgtgtataatacgtaccccttctctaacttgagtcaaggaggtctatataacattcttggtttgtaaaaatgtaaatggttacatcctttattattattgtatatataacataatgcaaacgtgtagcttttgtgtgcattttgtttacagataataaagaaataacagtaataacgtttagtaaatgttgcttactgcaagttatggatgattcttttatgacttcattgctttcaggtttagcttaaggtatttttgcgcccgacatcacaaaatgcatctgaataaacattgccagacagcaaatcaAGACTCAGAcactgcttagaaaatatttttcatttttaatatatagtacacactagggattttgacctttaaattttggggaaaaaatgcaaattatactcgaggatttatggtaggtaatgaattgataaaataacagAATTGCATTATTAGGCAAGGAATTCTATTCCACTTGcttatttctaattatttgccTGACAAGTTAGTTCTTTTGTCTTACTTCATAATTGATTGGTTGATGCTAGTAAAACATCTAACACCAGTAAATTTCCAAATTTGTAAAATTACTTGACCCagcaaaacataaaaaagaatggAACTAGATGATataaatttgttcaataaataatttcttttttaacctCAGATGCAAACAGCTTTGCCATAGCTGCTTCCTTCATAATAGGGAGACCAGCTTCCTTCATTCTGGCAGCATTGTAAACAAGGAGTCGAGCAGCTTCAATCTGTGTAGCAACACGGGATATTTGGTGCTGCATGGACTGAAACAAGACAAAATAGCAAACAGTTAAAAGAATTGGGTAAAGAATAATTAAAACACTGATATTGATATCTAAcacaatactggtttcaaattttggcataaataagaccagcaatttcaggagaggagctacattgattaaattgactccagtgttcaactggtatttatttaatcaactatggaaggacgaaaggcaaagccgactctggcaaaatttgaatccaacccagaaatgtaaagacagatgaaataccgccaagtattttgcctggcatatgACCAAGTGGATAGGGATGCGATGTGGCAGGTGTTGCAGTTGTATGTAGATTGTTGAGAGTTGAcatgcaaattcgtgaagcgttccctatttttcataggcgtaggagtggctgtggggtaagtagcttgcttacaaaccacatggttccgggttcagtcccactgcgtgacaccatgggcaagtgtcttctactatagcctcaggctgaccaaagccttgtgagtggatttggtagacggaaactgaaggaagcccgtcatatatatatgtatgtgtgtgtgtgtatgtttatgtgtctgtgtttgtcctcccctcaacatcacttgacaacagatgctggtgtgtttacgtccccataacttagcggttcagcaaaagagaccgataaaataagtactaggcttacaaagaataagtcctggggtcaatttgctcgactaaatgtggtgctccagcatggccacagtcaaatgactgaaacaagtagaagagttgtTCAGAGTTTTTATAGAAAAAGAAGGGTGTGTGTTAGGGTGGGTGGTGAAGTGAGTGGTTTGATATGAAGGTGGGGGTTAAGTCTCCATGGCTGTTTAATTTATAAATGGATGGTGTGATGAGAGAGGTAAATGCTAGAACCCTTGGTAAGGGAGCCCAAATTgtgggagaaaatggagagaaatggtAGGTGAGTCAGTTATTGTTTGCTGATGATACAACACTGGTGGCTGATTTGGAAGAATAACTGAGGAGACTGGTGTTAGAGTTTGGAAAAGTGTGtgagaggaggaaactgaaagtgaatgtagcTAAGAGTAAGGTGATGAGATGTTCGAGAGATAGAATGGTTGGTAGGATGGATGTAAGTATAAATGGTGAGATGTTAGAGGTGGTGGGTGTTTTAAGTATCTGGGGTCACATGTGACAGTGGATGGGGGTTGGCTGAGGAGGTGGGATACAGAGTGAGGGAGGGGAGTAAGATACTTGGAGTTGTGAAAGGTATGCTGAGAGATAAAAGGTTGAGTATGAAAGCGAAAAGAGGTGTGTGTGAGGGCGCGATTGTGCCGACAATGTTAGGTGGTCCTGAGACGTGgggccatgtagtgggactgaacctgaaaccatgtgattgggaagtaaacttcttaaccacacagtcatgctttcaccattagcaaaataaaaatcatatagAGACAAAGTAGTTCCTTAAGAGCTGATCACTGTATTATTACTACATCGTAAATATaaggaaatagtaaaaaaaaaaaggaagaaatctcACTGACCTGGAAATTCCATATACTTTGTCCAAATTGCTTTCGTTGCATAACATAATCAATAGTGTGAGCTAGACAACCACTAGCCAGACCAATCATCTTGAACAAAATACATAGgattataagttttatatatagatagatagatagacagatatatagattccCTATATTTCATTACATCACattacttatctctctctatataaagctgaagttgtctgtgtatggcaggtttggtagccttcaactaacactatctcctccgagaccctgtggcacaagttgaccaaaattgagagtatgatagaaggcggCTTGCTCTTCcctccgtagaagaaaaaattcaaatcggaccatgttaacatcaaaaaggtgctttgcTTTTTTCTAGGAAAttctctattttttacgattttttgactgctgtgtctccatttttcagtgtattttaaccagaaaaatgttcacttaaaaagaataacaagctacataatgcaaaatttttactttacaaaaattccaattctaaagggtcaaaacaaacctgagcaacgccaggcgatactgctagtatatatatatatacatatacatgggggtgctaaaaagttcctggctttgggtaaaagaaaacacaggaggatcagttaattatgattttattcaacatattattCCCCTttgagattcacacacttattgcagcggtccttcagtttttgtaagtcctgtaaaagaactcagaaagttgggcctttcatgatacccttaaagccaggaacttttcagcaccccctcatattatacagaataaatagaataatttttGTATAAAGAGACAAATCCATTGGTGCTTTAAAATTCTAAACCTTCAGCTAGTTTTgccaacgtaaaaaaaaaaaaatcctatcatcatcaccaccaccaccaccaccatcgtcatcatcatcatcatcagcagcagcagcagcattttaacatccacttttccatgcttgcatgggccagacagaatttgttggagcagattttctatggtcagatgcccttcctgtcttcAAGAAAGGAGGTGATATTTCCCTAGGGCTAGAcatttcatggaagactggaaatgaaggacaccacttgtatgacagtgacacttgtttacaactaccatgcgatgtcaaggcaaggagacacaagcatacacacacatatacacttgcatgAGTGACACTGtcttaaaagtgtgtgtgtatgtgtatatacacatgcgtgcatgcacacaaacacacacacaatgagcttctttcagtttccatctatcaaattcactcgtatggttttagtcagcctgaggctataataaaagacgcTTGCCAAAagtgctatgtagtgggactaAATTCAaaatcatgtgtttgggaagcaagcttctcaaccacgcAGTCACATCTGTACTgattaatgaaaagaaatttcttAGTCAGAGAAATAAAAGGTCTGATGAGGTCCAAAATGATTGAAAACACTTGAAAGtgatactccagtatggccacagtctaataactaaaaccagtaaaaaaaataaaataaaataaaaacacactaTACTAATGACATTTGCAGGAGTACACTGCATGCAAAACCTGACTCGTATTTGAAAAGTGTGATGGTTAGTACCAGCATACATGTGAGAATACAAGTCACTGTAGCATATAGTGTAAATCTgcaaatatcatcattatcttaccaaatcctgctgcatttcacatggaacttTTGGCCCACAAAAGTTGTCTTggtgcagtggttctcaatcatttttcgTCTGTGAACCCCCTTTGATTCCCGTTTTATCCTGGTGGACCCCcacagccattcgatgtttaaccctttcattaccaacccggctgaaaccggctttggctctgtggtacaaatgtcttgttttcataagttttgaattaaaccttagtcacaatttatgttcctgacactagctgaatgataactaagttattttactaaattctttgttatatttaaaattaattgaaagaaacacagagcatctcaaaataaatacagtaacgaaagggttaaaaactagttttataaatacttcttttaaaattactattttgcttgtgttggtTGAACTTTGTAagatattagagaaagaaatcttgcTGTTTCTTACAATAGATACATCTAAAGCAAGTTTTTCACGTACCATAATATACTACTGTAGGTCCccaatttaatattttgcttaatgttttagtgtgaatttgtttttttttaactgtaaaGTTTGACCTGAAAACTGAcatgtatgctggaaaatatagtTGCTCATTATATAACCCATAAGCTATCACATTTCTTCAGACACAACTTACAATTCTGGaaccaaaaaaagaaagggaaaagttttttaaaaaatttcttaaatttaatACAAACCTGAGATCCAATGGCAATTCTTCCTTCATTAAGAATACCTATAGCATATTTATAGCCATGACCAATAGTTCCAAGTATGTTTTCTTCTGGAACctaaaaattaaaacagattaagaATTGTTTATAACTGATgttatttaaaccaaccatatctggcccaaacattctacctattttatcttcagaccagccagatccagcctctcacacctaccctgaaatgtcattctcaaaataaacaatcgTAACTTTAAAATCTCAatgctacaaggtaatgcatgattgattcaaaacactgtgaataaataagcattacatttgacagagtaatctgaatgctagaggATTAAACCTTAAATTTTAgtagatgttgtttagccccaggttaaccATAATCTGAGTGGATCTCTGATCAAAGAACCTTCAGCTATGAACTTCctttaaattacataatataatgcatccttcttttctaagacagtaaggtaaaatttcaaagagatttttactgctatttctaataattcAATCAGCTGCATAGTGGATCTCTCTGGTAGACATACTATCATAACAGTGAAAACTGGTAGACATACTATCatactgctggcatcagttgttagttgtcagagcactgcatccttcaaaacttccgtgctttctgagattcgccaacactataccTGATTTTCCCCACtttcatacacacgcaagcatgtatctgactcatacactgtttgctttccagacatttgtacattactgcatatactttatatgcacttttgacaagttgtggtgcacctgagcactgtatacaataatttcattatattataattcAGCCTTTAAATTTGGTGTAACAAGTTTTAATCACACCCTTTAGTTGAGTTAACTTTCTATTTGTAAGCATCTCCTTTGAATTAGGTATATTGTCTCAGGTTAATGATATTCTTTCTGGTATGCTAGTACCGAAGATCAGACAGTGTGTTTCTAGATGACTTTTTAATTACCATAATCAATCATTCAAAATGTCTCACTTTACCTTTACATTATCAAAATGAACCATACAAGTGCTGGATGCTCGGATTCCTAATTTGTCTTCTTTTTTGGCCACTGTTAACCCTTCAGCGTCTTTTTCAACTATAAAGCATGTGATACCTCGATAACCctgaaaatattatgaaatatttttttaaagagagacattttaagacatacaaaaatataaaattttgttatttcaaTTGATATTGGGTTTGATAAAGTACTATTTATACATATCCAGGTTAATTAAATTGTATCTTCCCACCTATTTATGATCTTGTGCTTATGTGATAAACTAATATGTAACAAGTGAATATCTATGGAAGCAACGTGTGGTGATCAGAAAAGATCTACTGCAATCCACAGCCACACAGGAAGTAAAGTACAGTGAAAACTGAGGAGAGGAGGGATTAATTGAAAGATGAGCAATAGGTACGGTTAAAAGAGAAACATGGATAACAGTGGTTTGTGCAATAGACAGATGAGTGTAATGTGAGTGGCAATGAGGGAAGGAGAGTAATATTGGATGAGAGAGGGGCAAGAGGCTATCAGAGAGATCAATGATGTAGACTCGacagtaagcatatatatatatatatatatatagatagatagatagatagatagatatgtgattATGATGTCacattcgttatatatatatatatagatagatagatagatagatagatagatagatagatagatagatagatagatagataaatagatatgtgattatgatgtcacattcattgaaagcatgcaaaataatctggaaaagaaaaagaaaacacacaaaacaaaaccctGTTGCTGGAAAACTCAGAGTTCCCCAaggtcacgggtagtctagtattatatagagatgatatttatatagatattattgaaaataaaaactattgaatagaatatttgaataaatattgtgcatataatactaataaataacaGCATATAATATTAACactagacaataataataatccttttttactataagtgcaaggcctgaaattttgggggagggggtaagtcgatttcatcgacccccagtgtttcaccagtacttaatttatcgaccccaaaaggatgaaaggcaaagtcgaccctagcagcatttgaactcagaaattgaaGACAGAAggaatactgctaaacatttcgcctggtctTTTTGACAATAACTGATTTGTAGAGAGATCTGTATCGAGGGAGATATGGGAATAAATCCAACAGAACCTTGACCTCAATGCTGTCTAACAATTTACCAAAACAAAGATACTTACTGCTTCAGGATTGACATTTGCCATCactaaaaacacaccagcatgttcAGCATTTGTAATCCACATCTTACTGCCATTAATAATATAGTAGTCGCCTTGTTTCACAGCTGATGTTTTCAAAGCAAAAGCATCGGAACCAGCTCCTGGTTCTGATAAACAGAAACTTCCAACctggttaaaagaaaaaaaaaaaaaaggaaaagtagaaaaattaatttcagtgtctttttaattcacttttattactttatatctaattttcttcatttcagcAATTGTTTAGACATGTGGCATACATTAGGTGTAAATTATATCATTTTTCTTGCTCGCATTttaccatgtaatatatatatatatatatataatatatgtatgtatgtatgtatgtatgtgtgttgtgtgtgtgtgtgtgtgtgtaaagtcccCCTTCACTCATACATGACCATGGGATAGCACCAAAATGTTACCCTGCAAGGCACAAGTCCAaagaaggttgtttatggaaggccagcagtcgcccatgtatactagcctctcctctccaagccactgatgttatccaacggaaaggcaaatgccaatacagcttgacaccagtgatgttacaactcatttctacagctgtatgtgtgtgtgtgagtttgtccccTGTCACCACTTGACGATCGGTGTTTGTTTTGTCCCATTAACACAgtatttcagtaaaagaaactgatggactaagtaccaggcttaaaaataagtgctgggattgattcatttggtTAAAACTTTACATGGTCATGCTCCAACATAATCATAaaccaaagactgaaacaagtaaaagataaaaagaaaagtacaaaCGGACCGTATCACTTGTCAATCGAGGCAGGTACTTTTCTTTGTGAGCTGGAGAAGCATGACTTCGAAATACAGCATTGACAACCGTGTTGTGTACATCCACCATAGCACTAACTGCTGGATCAACTTTAGCCAGTTCTTCTATCACCAGGTTAGCAACAAAGAATGATGAGCCAGTGCCACCATACATTGGATCAATATCTATTCCCattaactgaaaagaaaaaaaaaattggtttcaaattttagcacaaggccagaaagttcagGAGTAGGGAtaaactgattacatcaaccccagctaggtttctttctctgacgtTTTCAATctatacaagttaatgtgtgaaaaacaaaataagaattttgaagactggggcttattttattgaccccgaaaagatgaaaggcaaagttgaccttgacatcatttgaactcagatctcagaacataaagatggacgaaatactgctaagcatttttcccgatgcagtaataattctgccagtttgccaccttagaaAAAATattgcaggtgtgactgtgtggtaagaagcttgcttccctgccatgtggttctgggttcagtcccactgcaaggcacctagggcaagtgtcttctattacagcctcgggtcaaccaaggctttgtgaatggatttggtagatggaaactagatTCATAGGACTTgacattttttcatctttttgagatGTTGCAGTTTCAATTACCAAACAGTTTATTTAAGGTGCTGACAGTCCCATTCTTTAAGTTTCAGATGCTCTGTGACAATGAGGtgaatttcttctatttctgaAGATGGGGATATGTTGTGTGGGCCAGTTCTTGAATGCATTTTCTATAAGCCAATATAATTTCTCTGTATATCATCTTCAGATAACATCTTAGTTAGGTACACAAGTACCTTTGAAAATTAATTGTTGCCATGCAGATAGATATCGTGTTACTGTAGTAGCACTCTGGTGGTGGATTTCGACTTGTTCTTTGCAATGCAGTTAGCCTATCTACTTTAAGCTATAAGTGAGGTCTAAAAATGTCAAGTCCTTTAGAGTTATAATACAGTTAAACATTCTACTGTCATTTATCTTGTACTGAATTGCTAGTGATTGTGATTCCTTATAAATTTTGTTATGTGATTGCTTTTTATTAGTATGCTTTTGTTATATTGCAACCACAtgtttttaggttcaatcccattgggCAGGTGTTTTCCATTTTAGCTCCGGGTTgactaataccttgtgagtgaatctggtagacagaaactggggaAGCCTgtcatttacatgtgtgtgtgagtgtctttgtgtttgtcacacACCATTACTACTtggttggtgttggtttgtttacatccccgtaacttagcagtttggcaaaagatagcGATAGAgtaaagtactagacttaaaaataagtattggggtcaatttgttcaactaacccTTTCATGtaatgctccagcaaggccatagttcaatgactgaaacaagtaaaggttgtTTGAGGTACCACATTTCATCCCTTGAcagtaaatatgtagatataaccTAAGTCTCTTACAAGTTTTTACATCTGCAATTAGATTTTGGAAGTTGTCTGTATACTTTCAAAATCTTACCATTTTATTATGTTGATGAAGAGTAACTgtgatttacatatttatttccattaaatCAAATTCATCCTTTTATAATTCCCAAGTGTTTACTTGGAGGGGAACGTGTTTAATTATGATTTCTGCAACATTAAGCATGAAGGAAATGAAGTTTCTTATGGACAGGATATTAATCTAACACAAATATAGGCTTAATTATTTACCAGCAAGACTGTTTAAGCCACAGGCAAAGAAAGACAACATAAAACCTGTAGTAAGATGTTAACTCACAACTCATTAGCTGGTAATATATGAAAAGCTCCTTCCATTTAACAATTAGTtgtatgcttatttattttcCCTACAAATGAAAAACAGATGGGAACAGAATCCTCATCCTCTTCAAGCATTTGGTCCTCATACAGAAATCCAGTAGGTTAATCTATGGTTTACTGATTTTCAGCTACTTATGCTGAACACATAGGTTGCAAGCCCCTGTATCACAAGACTACAAGCAGCATAGTGTTGAGTGTGGCAGAAGTATGTAAACTAGAGAGACAGAAAAGCAACTATCAGATAGTGTTGTTTTAAATATAGAATAGTTACAGACTCTTCTTTTACAGACTCCAATCATTATACTATAATCATAGTGGAATACAGTCTTTGAAATACATAAATGAAGGCATGTAATTGTTCATATGCACAGCACCATTTTAATTCGAATAGATGAGTACCTTAATCACTGTTCTCTTACAAGGTACATGTTCACCATGGGATCTATCATGATAGTGCACACATTCTGATGAGCAGGCTAACATTTTGGTATAAGCAGTCCACTGTGTTGCTGGCTGTCATAGTCACCAGGCCCAGTGCaagtgcactctctctctctctctcccactctatatatatatatattatatatatatatatatatatatatatatatatataattatttgagagaatattattcctaacttacagggaaaaattcaatttagaaatactaaatcaaatttcacaaaatataatatagttggtgtaatttaattgttcattttcaattgataaaaggttgttttcctaatttatatatatatatatagcacataaatCTTCACTATCTAAGCTTTGTGTCAACTCTATATGCTTAGAAGTGGTTTTGAAATCAAAGTTCCCTTTaaatttttacttctttattatgACACTTACTCCATTTTCAAACATGGCATCAATGACTGACTGGTCCATTCTGCTATTTTCATCCATTTCTTTCACAAGTGGTTGAATCACTTCAATAGCCAACCGACCAACTGCACAAAGAaacaatatacatttatgtagtgtgtgaatatatacttatatgtatatcatcaacatcatcatttgaaCATCAATTTCTCTAGCCTTGTATGGATGGGTTAGATGTGTTTCTTCTATAGTGTATTGCTAATTGTTTAAGCCTTATATCATGTCAGTGTTCTGAAAGTTAACCTTATGACAAATCTAGCCTTCAACCAACAACACTTTCTGAAACACTACCTACTATCCATTtgatttgtatacacatatatccaatgaatttttttatttaatgtttacTGTTTCTGTGTATTTCAGACTGGCCCAGGCAATTTTGTATTGGAAATGACACGAGTGCGTGGCATAGACATATCATAAAAATGAATGGTGAAACACATGTagtgatgtcattcttcagtgtgcgtgtgcagggctggaaccttctggaaaggcctaaggaagttccctcatgcacatgcgctaaaaACTGGGTGAAAAAATTCTATCGCATTCCTTGTCAGCGTCGGTGACTTGAGACATGGCTATTGAAGAGAGAAGACGTGTTTAACGTgttatcagcctatgctcctgtcccagacgcttgggATTTGACTGGCTCTGTTGCTGCTGGACTTTTTGTGAGGTTTATCTTTACAAATGTTTAACTTCAGTTTTGCTGTATCTACACCAAGTGGTTTCCAGTTTACCAACGTGCCTTCTTTatgtaaataacgaaataaaGTGTAATATTTTCTAAGGTTGCTTTCTTGTTCCTGACGCCGGTAGTTTttggaaacaaagaaggaaattgtgttgcacccaaacaGTGCAAAAGACACAACCTGTTCCAGACGGttcctttacacacacatctgtcaCTCTCACAGTTGCTTCCATCACTTTCCTATACTCTCTTTTAGTcacactctctcatacatatacCATATGTTAAAATTAGTTGTAGGATGATATCTACCTGTGTCCCGCATCATTTCTTCCTCTTCTGATAATTTGTTCAGAGGCAGATGCTTATCCACTGTGGCGGAATGAAGATCTGCAGCTGGAGTAGACATCTTTCTTGAAGGAGTGACATGTTGTGCAGAAAATGGTAATGCTAGCCCTTTTCTAACAGCAGTGGATGACCACATTCTGCAGACATTTTGAGGCTTGATATTTTTCCAGAGAGCAGGACAAAGGGCCAactgtaaaataaatttaaaaaataaacaaacaataacaacaacaataataatggtttcagattttgccacaaaggcagcaatttgTGGGGATGGGATGAGTCTATTACAATGACCCctgtcttcaactggtacttattttattgaccctgaaaggatgaaaggaaaagtcgaccttggcagaatttgaactcagaatgtagcaacgggtgaaatactgctaagcatttcgtccagcatgctaatgattctgccagcttgctgccttaaataataacaacaacaacaacaactgaaaaaagtataataattcattttgataaaattattaggattaacatccacttttccatgcttgcatgtgtcagattttctatggccagatgtcttTCCTTTTGCCAAACCTTACCTGTCCTTCTTAACGTtgtca
This genomic window contains:
- the LOC115219213 gene encoding short/branched chain specific acyl-CoA dehydrogenase, mitochondrial; the protein is MAMFYFGKLALCPALWKNIKPQNVCRMWSSTAVRKGLALPFSAQHVTPSRKMSTPAADLHSATVDKHLPLNKLSEEEEMMRDTVGRLAIEVIQPLVKEMDENSRMDQSVIDAMFENGLMGIDIDPMYGGTGSSFFVANLVIEELAKVDPAVSAMVDVHNTVVNAVFRSHASPAHKEKYLPRLTSDTVGSFCLSEPGAGSDAFALKTSAVKQGDYYIINGSKMWITNAEHAGVFLVMANVNPEAGYRGITCFIVEKDAEGLTVAKKEDKLGIRASSTCMVHFDNVKVPEENILGTIGHGYKYAIGILNEGRIAIGSQMIGLASGCLAHTIDYVMQRKQFGQSIWNFQSMQHQISRVATQIEAARLLVYNAARMKEAGLPIMKEAAMAKLFASEAATETTSKCIEWMGGVGFTKDYPIEKYFRDCKIGTIYEGTSNIQLNTIAKCLATEYQM